A genome region from Mesorhizobium sp. WSM2240 includes the following:
- a CDS encoding xanthine dehydrogenase family protein molybdopterin-binding subunit → MSTAPFSGRARVDAHAKVRGASTYAADTQFPRLLYAMTVPSPIAKGTITSLSIEAAMRVRGVVRVLTSADFPPPLPPGDHGDLPGTPRPTLETQIAYRGQPVAIVVAETVEAAIEGAEVVRPSFEPEPFACVIGSPGESREPAEDLTAGDAAQALAGAATIVEAEYVSPTQHHNPIELLSTTAVWADERLTIYEGSQNTGAIKVAVARTLGLDPAQVDVKSPTVGGAFGQKGWVQRQTALVAHAAMLIGRPVKLVLPRGQVFHLATFRPNTRHRIRLGADANGKMIAARYEVEQQQSRNGGFPATDYHEGAIRLYGIANYHGAATNIRMDTQPPGHMRAPYEHPACFAFEGAVDELAYKLGRDPVEFRIANDTQVDPHTGAPLSSRFLNECFRQGAERFGWARRTPAPGSMTDADGTQIGWGVASGLYPSLIHPAIATLRIGADGSTRFAIAGHEFGQGIRTALTAVLTRELQIEADRLDIAIGDTTAAPQHLTAGSWGTASAVPVAAMAVERMRSAVSELLDGRPITGNLHQQLAAVRRPFLQVEVSQLGPGQDAAALEELKSGGFAVTGPAYPNFTTMSYIAHFVEVRIEPRTRRVRVPRVVSVADCGRVISPRTAASQVRGGVVWGIGHALREATEVDPRYGGYLNNDLADYVLAVNADIGEIEVGFIDEPDPLFNALGVKSLGEVAMVGAAAAVANAVFHATGKRLRELPIRIEHLL, encoded by the coding sequence ATGAGTACCGCACCATTTTCTGGCCGCGCACGTGTCGACGCGCACGCCAAGGTGCGCGGTGCGAGCACCTATGCCGCTGATACACAATTCCCCAGACTACTCTACGCGATGACGGTACCCTCCCCGATCGCCAAGGGCACGATAACCTCGCTTTCCATCGAAGCTGCCATGCGCGTGCGGGGCGTCGTGCGCGTTCTTACCTCGGCCGACTTCCCGCCGCCGCTGCCACCGGGTGACCACGGCGACCTTCCGGGCACGCCTCGACCAACGCTGGAAACCCAGATCGCCTATCGCGGGCAGCCCGTTGCCATTGTCGTCGCGGAGACGGTTGAAGCGGCCATCGAGGGTGCCGAGGTGGTCAGGCCCAGCTTTGAGCCGGAGCCCTTCGCCTGCGTCATCGGCAGCCCCGGCGAAAGCCGCGAACCGGCTGAGGATCTGACCGCCGGCGACGCGGCGCAAGCCCTAGCCGGCGCCGCGACGATTGTGGAAGCCGAGTATGTGTCTCCCACGCAGCACCACAATCCGATCGAACTGCTCTCGACTACTGCGGTGTGGGCGGACGAACGGCTGACAATCTACGAAGGCTCGCAGAACACGGGCGCGATCAAGGTGGCGGTTGCGCGCACGCTCGGGCTCGATCCGGCACAGGTTGATGTGAAAAGCCCAACTGTCGGCGGGGCGTTTGGTCAGAAGGGCTGGGTGCAGCGACAGACGGCGCTTGTTGCCCATGCTGCCATGTTGATTGGACGGCCCGTTAAGCTTGTCCTGCCACGCGGCCAGGTTTTCCATCTCGCGACCTTTCGGCCCAACACGCGGCACCGAATCCGTTTGGGGGCGGATGCCAACGGCAAGATGATTGCCGCGCGCTATGAAGTTGAGCAGCAGCAATCGCGTAACGGCGGCTTCCCCGCTACCGACTATCATGAAGGGGCGATACGACTTTACGGGATCGCAAACTATCACGGCGCCGCCACGAACATTCGTATGGATACGCAGCCGCCAGGTCACATGCGGGCGCCCTACGAGCACCCTGCCTGCTTTGCCTTTGAGGGCGCGGTCGATGAGCTGGCGTACAAACTCGGCCGCGATCCCGTCGAGTTCCGGATCGCGAACGATACGCAGGTCGATCCTCATACCGGAGCGCCGCTATCGTCCCGGTTCCTGAACGAGTGTTTCCGCCAGGGCGCCGAGCGCTTCGGCTGGGCGCGCCGAACGCCCGCCCCTGGATCGATGACGGATGCTGACGGCACGCAGATCGGATGGGGTGTGGCGTCGGGCCTCTACCCGTCGCTGATTCATCCGGCGATTGCGACGCTCAGGATCGGTGCCGACGGCAGCACGCGCTTCGCAATCGCCGGTCACGAGTTTGGCCAGGGTATCCGCACCGCGCTTACGGCGGTGCTGACGCGCGAGCTGCAGATCGAGGCAGACAGGCTGGACATTGCCATCGGGGACACGACGGCTGCGCCGCAGCATCTCACCGCAGGATCATGGGGAACGGCCAGCGCCGTACCCGTCGCGGCGATGGCCGTCGAGCGGATGCGATCGGCTGTTTCCGAGCTGCTTGACGGCCGCCCGATCACTGGCAATCTCCATCAGCAGCTCGCCGCCGTGCGCCGTCCGTTTTTACAGGTCGAGGTCTCGCAACTTGGACCGGGCCAAGACGCCGCGGCACTTGAAGAGCTGAAAAGCGGCGGATTCGCGGTAACCGGTCCCGCATACCCAAACTTCACGACGATGAGCTACATCGCGCATTTCGTAGAGGTACGCATCGAGCCGCGCACCAGGCGCGTCCGCGTGCCGCGGGTCGTGAGCGTGGCCGATTGCGGGCGCGTCATCAGTCCGCGCACGGCAGCCAGCCAGGTGCGTGGCGGTGTCGTCTGGGGAATTGGCCACGCCCTCCGGGAAGCGACCGAGGTGGACCCGCGATATGGCGGATATCTCAACAATGACCTTGCCGATTATGTGCTGGCGGTGAATGCCGATATCGGGGAGATCGAGGTCGGTTTCATCGACGAGCCCGATCCGCTGTTCAACGCGCTGGGTGTCAAATCTCTGGGCGAAGTGGCAATGGTCGGCGCCGCGGCGGCGGTCGCCAATGCGGTCTTCCACGCTACCGGCAAGCGGCTGCGCGAGTTGCCGATCCGTATCGAGCATCTGCTGTAG
- a CDS encoding xanthine dehydrogenase family protein subunit M, producing the protein MQSYSYVRPTTPQEAVDAFARAGDGARFIAGGTTLFDLMKLSVERPQHLIDVTAIGGFDRIETDGDRLLFGALAPMSAVATNELVARDYPVLAESLWKAASQQVRNMATVGGNLLQRTRCMYFRNGANGIYPCNKRDPGSGCAAIGGIDRGQAVLGTSDACTAVSPGDWPVALVAMDASVEILGPNGTRSLPVSDLYRLPGDTPHLEFTLAPGEMIAAIEILKTKAGVASAYHKIRDRESYAFALASAAVALEMSGDRVERARIALGGVATRPWRAPEAEKELAGKRLTPEVALAAGRAAFAEARPGRQNGFKIELGARTLADALLIAAERGRS; encoded by the coding sequence ATGCAATCCTACAGCTATGTGCGGCCCACAACACCCCAGGAGGCCGTCGATGCATTCGCCCGCGCCGGCGACGGTGCGCGATTCATCGCTGGCGGAACGACGCTCTTCGACCTGATGAAGCTTAGTGTCGAACGGCCCCAACACCTGATCGACGTCACCGCGATCGGCGGCTTCGACAGGATCGAGACAGACGGCGATCGGCTGCTGTTCGGGGCGCTTGCGCCGATGAGCGCGGTTGCGACCAATGAACTCGTTGCACGCGACTATCCGGTGCTCGCCGAGTCGCTGTGGAAGGCTGCGTCACAGCAGGTGCGCAACATGGCGACGGTCGGCGGGAATCTGCTGCAGCGCACGCGCTGCATGTATTTCAGGAACGGCGCGAACGGCATCTATCCCTGCAACAAGCGCGACCCCGGCAGCGGATGCGCTGCCATTGGCGGGATCGATCGCGGCCAGGCCGTGCTTGGAACCAGCGATGCCTGCACCGCCGTCTCGCCCGGCGACTGGCCGGTTGCTCTGGTAGCGATGGACGCTTCTGTCGAAATATTAGGACCGAACGGAACACGCTCGCTGCCGGTCTCTGACCTCTACCGGCTGCCGGGCGACACGCCGCACCTGGAGTTCACGCTGGCTCCAGGTGAGATGATTGCAGCAATCGAGATCCTGAAAACCAAAGCCGGCGTTGCTTCGGCCTATCACAAGATCCGCGATCGCGAGTCCTACGCCTTCGCGCTCGCCTCGGCAGCGGTCGCTCTGGAAATGAGCGGCGACCGGGTCGAACGGGCGCGGATCGCGCTGGGCGGCGTGGCCACCCGGCCCTGGCGGGCACCAGAAGCGGAGAAGGAGCTTGCGGGCAAGCGTCTGACGCCTGAAGTCGCGCTTGCTGCCGGCCGCGCCGCTTTCGCGGAAGCGCGTCCGGGACGGCAGAACGGTTTCAAGATCGAACTTGGCGCGCGTACGCTGGCCGACGCGCTGCTCATCGCTGCTGAAAGGGGCCGCTCATGA
- a CDS encoding (2Fe-2S)-binding protein, giving the protein MPANGQADKDEDGFGSSTLILSRRSALQGGSAIVAASIFADRSTPAEAATTLQPSPLPVAPAHALTLHTTVNGTPIEVEIDARTSLLDLLRERLALTGAKKGCDHGQCGACTVHVDGRRVASCLTLAAKIEGREVLTIEGLSEGDTLHPMQQAFIDHDALQCGYCTPGQIMAAVACVNEGNATSKERIREYMSGNICRCGAYVGIVAAIEDAAAKMRRD; this is encoded by the coding sequence ATGCCAGCCAACGGCCAAGCCGACAAGGATGAGGACGGCTTCGGCTCAAGTACTTTGATCCTATCCCGCCGCAGTGCGCTGCAAGGAGGCTCCGCCATAGTCGCCGCCTCCATCTTCGCCGATCGCTCCACGCCCGCGGAAGCGGCCACCACTCTGCAACCATCGCCGCTGCCGGTGGCGCCCGCCCATGCGCTGACTTTGCACACGACGGTCAACGGCACCCCAATCGAGGTGGAGATCGACGCGCGTACATCCCTTCTGGACTTGCTGCGCGAGCGCCTCGCGCTGACAGGCGCGAAGAAGGGCTGCGACCACGGTCAGTGCGGTGCGTGTACGGTTCATGTCGACGGGCGGCGCGTGGCGTCATGCCTCACCCTGGCCGCCAAGATCGAGGGTCGCGAGGTACTTACCATCGAAGGCTTGTCCGAAGGGGATACGCTGCATCCCATGCAACAGGCCTTCATCGATCATGACGCGCTCCAGTGTGGCTACTGCACGCCCGGCCAGATCATGGCTGCTGTCGCGTGCGTCAACGAAGGCAACGCGACCTCGAAGGAGCGCATCCGCGAGTACATGAGCGGCAATATCTGCCGGTGCGGCGCCTATGTCGGCATCGTCGCCGCGATCGAAGACGCTGCCGCAAAGATGCGGAGGGACTGA
- a CDS encoding AraC family transcriptional regulator, giving the protein MEFLKGSIQAYARQHADSHGLALTPVQGLMMKCVESPTGDLQAVCRPIVILVLQGAKRMIVGREERVFSAGQYVIISADMPLATRIIQASPSEPYLAIAVELETALLCEVAARLDDAPVKRHAVAHTLFADDTDAAALDCMSRLMRLLDRPDSIPLLRPGIMRELHYWLLSGRHGDAMRALCDPASHASRLAAAIAIIRAEYRSRMPVERLAEAAAMSLTAFHKHFKHMTSLTPGQYQKRLRLMEARRLMLETDASASSAAFQVGYESVSQFTRDYSRLFQMPPKRDALRARSGPSNGRTDKGDAVELT; this is encoded by the coding sequence GTGGAGTTCCTTAAGGGGTCGATCCAGGCTTACGCTCGCCAACATGCAGATTCCCACGGCTTGGCGCTGACGCCGGTGCAGGGATTGATGATGAAGTGTGTGGAATCACCGACCGGCGACTTGCAGGCAGTCTGCCGACCAATTGTCATCCTGGTCCTGCAAGGTGCAAAGCGCATGATCGTGGGGCGGGAAGAGCGGGTCTTTTCGGCCGGGCAGTACGTCATAATAAGCGCGGACATGCCGCTCGCCACACGGATCATACAGGCAAGCCCGAGCGAACCCTATCTTGCCATCGCTGTCGAACTGGAAACGGCGCTTCTTTGTGAAGTCGCAGCGCGTTTGGACGACGCGCCCGTCAAACGGCACGCGGTGGCACATACCTTGTTTGCTGATGACACTGACGCCGCTGCACTGGATTGCATGTCGCGGCTGATGCGCTTGCTTGATCGACCCGACTCCATTCCGCTCTTGCGTCCAGGCATCATGCGTGAGCTGCATTATTGGCTGTTATCGGGACGGCACGGCGACGCCATGCGGGCGCTTTGTGATCCGGCGAGTCACGCGAGCCGCCTTGCCGCTGCAATCGCAATTATAAGGGCCGAGTACCGATCGCGCATGCCGGTCGAGCGGCTCGCGGAGGCGGCAGCAATGAGCCTCACCGCCTTCCACAAACACTTCAAGCACATGACGTCACTGACGCCGGGACAATATCAAAAGCGGCTCCGTCTCATGGAGGCGCGCCGACTGATGCTGGAAACAGACGCTTCTGCAAGCAGCGCTGCGTTCCAGGTGGGCTACGAAAGCGTTTCTCAGTTTACGCGCGACTATAGCCGTCTTTTTCAGATGCCGCCCAAGCGCGACGCGCTCCGCGCTCGATCCGGACCAAGCAACGGGCGAACGGACAAGGGCGATGCGGTCGAGCTCACCTAA
- a CDS encoding alpha/beta hydrolase, with amino-acid sequence MPQSEIEQTLQTIADGFRSWPRAPIMHFPAEAGLKYEDVFFPSEDGIPLEGWFIPAAGSEKIIIANHPRWFNRAGLPSHLEPWRSFAGSAGNDFEVDFVPDYKILHDAGYNILAYDLRNFGQSGTANGGIFSVGRFESRDVIGSLNYLRTREDTRNMTIGLFSRCVGGNATMFAMTRRPEHFTDVRCMVAPQPLSSRVALERGLERLGIPARYIDDLEERIRLHTSFRLDDFSPVLWARSVTIPTLLYQVREDVYTRPEDVQAMYDNMPAADKKLFWIEGTTRRWDGYTYFQREPSEILNWFARFMS; translated from the coding sequence ATGCCGCAGAGTGAGATCGAACAGACGCTGCAGACCATCGCCGACGGCTTTCGCTCTTGGCCACGCGCGCCGATCATGCACTTCCCCGCTGAGGCGGGCTTGAAATACGAGGATGTGTTTTTCCCGTCGGAGGATGGTATTCCGCTCGAGGGATGGTTCATTCCGGCAGCCGGGTCTGAAAAGATCATCATCGCGAACCATCCGCGCTGGTTCAATCGCGCCGGCCTTCCCTCGCATCTGGAACCTTGGCGCTCGTTCGCCGGCTCGGCCGGCAATGATTTCGAGGTGGACTTCGTGCCGGACTACAAGATCCTTCATGATGCCGGCTACAACATATTGGCATACGATCTGCGCAACTTCGGTCAGAGCGGCACAGCCAATGGCGGCATCTTCTCTGTCGGGCGCTTCGAGTCCCGAGATGTCATCGGCTCGCTGAACTACCTGCGGACCCGCGAAGACACGCGCAACATGACGATTGGGCTTTTCAGCCGGTGTGTCGGTGGCAATGCCACCATGTTCGCCATGACACGCCGTCCAGAACACTTCACGGATGTGCGTTGCATGGTCGCCCCGCAGCCGTTGTCCAGCCGCGTCGCACTCGAACGTGGGCTGGAGCGGCTCGGCATTCCGGCCAGGTACATTGACGATTTGGAAGAACGTATCCGTCTTCACACGAGCTTTAGGCTCGATGATTTCTCGCCCGTTCTTTGGGCGAGAAGCGTAACGATTCCAACTTTGCTGTACCAAGTCCGCGAGGATGTCTACACGAGGCCGGAGGACGTTCAGGCCATGTACGACAACATGCCGGCTGCGGACAAAAAGCTGTTCTGGATCGAAGGAACAACCCGACGGTGGGACGGCTACACCTATTTTCAAAGGGAGCCCAGCGAGATACTCAATTGGTTTGCTCGCTTCATGAGTTGA
- a CDS encoding alpha/beta fold hydrolase has protein sequence MNNPLNTAEYIPVSAPTSFICVSPIVFSVPGRETELQLKVSVPISGSELPIVLLSHGHGQSTYLSSLRGYSPLADFYAAHGFAVIQPTHQDSKALGLDPNGPEGPLFWRSRGQDMHFILDHLEEIEAAFPGLGGRLDRSRVVAVGHSLGGHTVGMLAGMRVKDPVDSKEWNLIDPRVKAAVLLAPPGNGADLAAFASQHYPVLRNNSFSEMTTPALVVAGDQDQSPQFSDRQDWRADAYTFSPGPKSLLTMFGAKHALGGVSGYDVRESQDDDPERLGVVQRVTWAYLRSALYPGDHAWREASAALSIRPNPLGKIQSK, from the coding sequence ATGAACAATCCACTCAATACAGCTGAATACATCCCGGTAAGCGCGCCGACCTCGTTCATTTGCGTGAGCCCGATTGTCTTTTCGGTGCCTGGGCGCGAGACGGAGCTGCAGCTGAAAGTCTCGGTGCCAATAAGTGGAAGCGAGTTGCCGATTGTCCTCCTCTCGCACGGCCACGGACAATCGACCTATCTCTCCTCGCTGCGTGGTTACAGCCCGCTCGCGGACTTTTACGCTGCGCACGGATTTGCCGTCATCCAGCCCACGCACCAGGACTCGAAGGCCCTCGGGCTCGACCCGAATGGGCCGGAAGGCCCATTGTTCTGGCGATCCCGCGGCCAAGACATGCACTTCATCCTCGACCATCTGGAGGAGATCGAGGCCGCCTTTCCCGGGCTCGGTGGCCGGCTGGACCGGAGTCGCGTCGTCGCAGTCGGACATTCGTTGGGCGGCCATACCGTGGGCATGCTTGCGGGCATGCGGGTCAAGGATCCCGTCGATAGCAAGGAATGGAATCTGATCGATCCGCGCGTTAAGGCGGCCGTTTTGCTCGCGCCGCCTGGCAACGGGGCCGATCTCGCGGCATTCGCGTCCCAGCACTATCCGGTGCTGCGGAACAACAGCTTCTCCGAGATGACGACGCCGGCCCTCGTGGTCGCTGGCGATCAGGATCAGAGTCCCCAGTTTTCTGATCGACAGGATTGGCGTGCCGACGCGTACACGTTCAGCCCAGGCCCGAAGAGCCTGCTCACGATGTTCGGCGCGAAGCACGCACTGGGCGGTGTTTCCGGTTATGACGTGCGCGAGTCACAGGACGATGATCCCGAACGACTTGGTGTCGTCCAACGGGTCACCTGGGCATATCTTCGCTCCGCGCTCTATCCCGGAGATCACGCGTGGCGCGAGGCGTCCGCGGCGTTGTCGATCAGACCCAATCCGCTGGGCAAAATCCAATCCAAGTGA
- a CDS encoding AraC family transcriptional regulator ligand-binding domain-containing protein produces MPQAFWRAFSEAGLKPSAILRQARLPAILHLNPRALLSTAQIFAIYKAVEVLTDDPGFAIKFVKAFDRSGHQPAFLAACYAADYRNALGRIVRFKRLSPSERFLISERDGEFTLSKEWPYSPEPEPAISIDASFAFVIELGRKGTGQHITPVRIDFARPGPRSADHEAYFGCPIRYGARRNLIVLRSTDLDRPFPGHNSEFLDLLMPGLAAARSDLDAECTFSEQVKIVLKRNLASGRPEVAEVARDLGTSERTLQRRITEEGTTFRALLSEARRELGEQLLSDQSISIDEVAILLGYQDTSSFYRAFKDREGVTPHSWRKQNAQGAGFRTAPAGALPY; encoded by the coding sequence ATGCCCCAGGCGTTCTGGCGGGCCTTTTCGGAGGCCGGGCTAAAGCCGTCCGCCATTCTGCGTCAGGCCCGGCTGCCGGCGATCCTCCACCTGAACCCTCGAGCGCTTTTGTCTACGGCTCAGATTTTTGCAATCTACAAGGCAGTCGAGGTTCTCACCGATGATCCCGGCTTCGCCATCAAGTTCGTCAAGGCGTTCGATCGTTCTGGACATCAACCCGCATTTTTGGCGGCGTGTTACGCAGCCGACTATCGCAACGCATTGGGTCGCATAGTGCGTTTCAAGCGGCTCAGCCCATCCGAAAGGTTCCTCATCTCCGAGCGTGACGGCGAATTCACTCTGTCAAAGGAATGGCCCTATTCGCCGGAGCCGGAGCCCGCGATCTCCATCGATGCCTCGTTCGCCTTTGTGATCGAACTCGGGCGCAAAGGCACTGGCCAGCATATCACGCCCGTTCGAATCGATTTCGCTCGGCCTGGCCCTCGCAGCGCGGATCATGAGGCATATTTCGGATGCCCGATCCGGTATGGGGCACGAAGGAACTTGATCGTGTTGAGGTCCACTGACCTCGACCGGCCCTTCCCGGGCCACAACTCGGAATTTCTCGACCTGCTCATGCCGGGCCTAGCCGCTGCGCGAAGCGATCTGGACGCTGAGTGCACGTTCTCCGAACAGGTAAAGATCGTTCTCAAGCGGAACCTTGCGAGCGGTCGGCCCGAGGTGGCCGAGGTCGCCCGCGACCTCGGCACGAGCGAGCGGACTTTGCAACGCCGCATCACCGAGGAGGGCACCACATTCCGAGCGCTTCTTTCTGAAGCGCGGCGTGAGTTGGGAGAGCAGTTGCTGTCCGATCAGTCGATCAGCATCGATGAAGTCGCAATTCTCCTGGGCTACCAGGATACCAGCTCATTCTACCGCGCCTTCAAGGACCGGGAGGGCGTGACGCCGCACAGTTGGCGGAAGCAGAACGCCCAAGGGGCCGGTTTTCGAACAGCGCCGGCTGGGGCGCTTCCGTACTGA
- a CDS encoding SDR family oxidoreductase, giving the protein MTKIALVTGASRGLGRNTALSIAREGSDVIITYQSREEDAQAVVAEIKAVGREAMAFRLDVGDVSEFAAFAERLRQALRQNWQRYTFDCLVNNAGHGDMASIAETTEAQFDKLVDVHFKGVFFLTQALLPLIADGGRIVNMSSGLTRISFPGFSVYSAVKGAVEVLSVYMAKELGSRGIAVNTVAPGAIETDFLGGAVRDTPDLNKTFADMTALGRVGVPDDIGPMIAGLLTENNRWINAQRIEVSGGQVI; this is encoded by the coding sequence ATGACCAAGATTGCCCTTGTCACCGGTGCCAGCCGCGGGCTCGGCCGGAATACCGCACTCAGCATCGCGCGCGAAGGCAGCGACGTGATCATTACCTATCAGAGCCGTGAGGAAGATGCACAGGCCGTCGTTGCCGAGATCAAGGCAGTCGGTCGCGAGGCGATGGCTTTCCGACTCGATGTCGGCGACGTATCCGAGTTTGCTGCATTCGCAGAGCGCCTGCGGCAGGCGCTGCGCCAGAATTGGCAGCGCTACACTTTCGATTGCCTCGTCAACAATGCCGGTCATGGCGATATGGCTTCCATCGCGGAGACGACTGAAGCACAGTTCGACAAGCTGGTGGACGTCCACTTCAAGGGCGTGTTCTTCCTGACCCAGGCTCTGCTGCCTCTGATCGCGGACGGCGGCCGGATCGTAAACATGTCCTCCGGCCTGACCCGCATCTCCTTCCCGGGCTTCTCGGTCTATTCTGCCGTGAAGGGTGCGGTCGAGGTGCTCAGCGTTTACATGGCGAAGGAACTTGGCAGCCGCGGCATTGCCGTCAACACAGTGGCGCCGGGCGCGATCGAGACCGACTTCCTTGGCGGCGCGGTCCGCGACACTCCGGACCTCAACAAGACCTTCGCGGACATGACCGCGCTGGGCCGCGTCGGTGTGCCGGACGACATCGGGCCGATGATCGCGGGCCTGCTGACTGAGAACAACCGCTGGATCAACGCTCAGCGGATCGAAGTGTCCGGCGGTCAGGTGATCTGA
- a CDS encoding AraC family transcriptional regulator: MTDALLTAVRRYAEANDGPAGVARTPIPGPTTIRATAPTGLDYAISRPLVCLVLQGTKHVAMGSQAFTFSAGDSLLITADVPTVSQITRASVAAPYFALALDLDPAVIADLAVEMKAVLVGDNAPVRVAPTDAEVADAALRLMRLIERPSAVPVLRPQLMREMHYWLLVGRHGPAIRRLGLPDSQLQRVARAVAVLRTEFEQPLRVEHLASVAGMSQSSFHQHFRAVTSLSPLQFQKQLRLIEARRLMLSQRASSSSAAFAVGYESVSQFTREYGRMFGLPPARDMKATLSKAQAA, from the coding sequence ATGACCGATGCGCTCCTGACTGCCGTTCGCCGCTATGCCGAAGCCAATGATGGTCCGGCCGGCGTCGCCCGGACTCCGATTCCTGGCCCGACGACCATTCGCGCGACCGCGCCCACCGGTCTGGACTACGCAATCTCGCGGCCGCTTGTCTGTCTCGTGCTGCAGGGAACCAAGCACGTCGCGATGGGAAGCCAGGCCTTTACGTTCAGCGCCGGCGATTCGCTGCTGATCACGGCCGACGTGCCAACAGTGAGCCAGATTACGCGGGCCAGCGTCGCCGCGCCCTATTTCGCGCTTGCCCTGGATCTGGATCCAGCAGTGATCGCCGATCTCGCGGTGGAGATGAAGGCCGTGCTAGTCGGCGACAACGCGCCGGTGCGCGTTGCGCCGACCGATGCCGAGGTTGCTGACGCAGCCCTGCGGCTGATGCGTCTGATCGAGCGTCCGTCAGCCGTGCCGGTGCTGCGTCCGCAACTGATGCGCGAGATGCATTACTGGCTTCTTGTCGGACGCCACGGACCGGCGATCCGGCGGCTCGGCCTGCCAGACAGCCAGCTGCAGCGGGTGGCTCGAGCCGTCGCGGTGCTTCGAACCGAGTTCGAGCAGCCGCTGCGGGTGGAACATCTTGCGTCTGTTGCGGGGATGAGCCAGTCGTCATTCCACCAGCACTTCCGCGCTGTGACATCTCTCTCGCCCTTGCAGTTCCAGAAACAGTTGCGCCTGATCGAGGCTAGGCGACTGATGCTGTCGCAGAGGGCGAGCTCGAGCAGCGCGGCGTTTGCGGTCGGGTACGAGAGCGTCTCCCAGTTCACCCGGGAATATGGTCGCATGTTCGGCTTACCGCCCGCTCGGGACATGAAGGCTACGTTGAGCAAAGCACAAGCAGCTTAG
- a CDS encoding GNAT family N-acetyltransferase — protein sequence MATTQEFRIILSIDETAKAEAAAALYHYDVAVIGTDDRARIGAKLCDASGAALGGLWGRTELGLLFLDMFFLPARLRGQSYSTQLLIAVEQEARRRGCKQAVVETSSFQAPEFYIRQGYAEFGRVPLGIEWQARVLLRKERSMMSRMPGAPVQRNATRSTCAT from the coding sequence ATGGCCACGACGCAAGAGTTCAGGATCATTCTGTCGATAGATGAAACCGCGAAGGCTGAAGCTGCTGCGGCGCTCTATCACTACGACGTGGCAGTAATTGGAACGGATGATCGTGCTCGCATCGGAGCCAAGTTATGCGATGCCTCAGGCGCAGCATTGGGCGGCCTTTGGGGACGGACCGAGCTCGGGCTTCTCTTCCTCGACATGTTTTTCCTGCCCGCGCGTTTGCGCGGCCAATCCTATAGCACTCAGCTGCTCATAGCTGTTGAGCAAGAAGCAAGGAGACGTGGCTGCAAGCAAGCAGTCGTGGAGACGAGCAGTTTCCAGGCGCCTGAGTTCTACATTCGGCAGGGCTATGCGGAATTCGGCCGAGTTCCGCTCGGGATTGAGTGGCAGGCACGCGTCCTTCTTCGGAAAGAAAGATCTATGATGAGCCGTATGCCGGGAGCACCTGTTCAGCGCAACGCGACCCGCTCTACATGCGCCACATAG